A genomic stretch from Algoriphagus halophilus includes:
- the proC gene encoding pyrroline-5-carboxylate reductase, whose translation MISTQKIAIIGCGNLGSSIANGLLEKDSFDAKNLTLTKRNTISLSDFEARGAHVHSDNFTAAKYADIILLGVKPYNIRPILREIKEVLDPEKQIIISLATGISLDEMYQELDPKMVAFRAMPNIAADIQESITCVCQRGANSDQIALVKELFNSIGITIDIDESLMEASTVLGACGIAYVLRFMRAMIQGGIQIGFDSKTASRIVNQTVKGAAELMIQQNIHPEEAIDKVTTPKGCTIVGLNEMEHQGFSSAMVRGVIASFEKIEKK comes from the coding sequence ATGATTTCTACTCAAAAAATTGCCATCATAGGCTGTGGTAATCTTGGTTCATCCATTGCCAATGGACTGCTTGAAAAAGATAGCTTTGATGCAAAAAACCTAACTCTTACCAAACGAAATACCATCAGTTTATCTGACTTTGAGGCAAGAGGAGCTCATGTTCATTCAGACAATTTTACCGCAGCTAAATATGCGGACATCATTTTATTAGGCGTAAAGCCTTATAATATCCGCCCTATTCTACGTGAGATCAAAGAAGTTTTAGATCCAGAGAAGCAAATAATTATCTCTTTGGCCACCGGAATTAGTTTAGACGAAATGTATCAGGAGCTTGATCCAAAGATGGTGGCATTTAGAGCCATGCCAAATATTGCCGCAGACATTCAGGAATCCATTACTTGCGTTTGTCAAAGAGGTGCCAATTCTGATCAAATAGCATTGGTAAAAGAATTATTTAACTCCATAGGTATCACCATTGATATCGATGAATCACTGATGGAAGCTTCCACTGTATTGGGAGCCTGTGGTATTGCTTATGTATTAAGATTTATGCGCGCTATGATCCAGGGAGGAATTCAGATTGGATTTGATTCCAAAACTGCCAGCAGGATCGTTAATCAAACAGTAAAAGGAGCGGCTGAATTGATGATTCAACAAAATATTCATCCGGAGGAAGCCATTGATAAAGTCACTACTCCAAAAGGCTGTACCATCGTAGGACTAAATGAAATGGAACATCAAGGTTTTAGTTCAGCAATGGTAAGAGGGGTCATTGCTAGTTTTGAAAAAATCGAAAAAAAATAG
- a CDS encoding helix-turn-helix transcriptional regulator, translating to MKNTIKVERARNNMTQQDLADRVNVSRQTINSIEAGKYVPSTVLSLKIAKVFVVPIEELFELEEGD from the coding sequence ATGAAAAACACAATCAAAGTAGAGCGGGCAAGAAATAATATGACCCAACAGGATTTGGCAGACCGGGTTAATGTATCAAGGCAAACCATTAACAGTATAGAGGCTGGTAAATATGTTCCATCTACGGTCCTGTCCCTGAAAATTGCCAAAGTTTTTGTGGTACCAATAGAAGAATTATTTGAACTAGAAGAAGGAGATTAG
- a CDS encoding glycosyltransferase family 4 protein → MTKLIRITTVPISLKLLLSGQMKFMKEKGLDVVMVSSDGREVAQVLKNEGVRHEVIPFTRKITPIHDLKCLWQLYQLFKVEKPDIVHTHTPKAGILGMIAAKLAGVKVRIHTLAGIPFMSAEGGKKGLLEKVEKYTYQYATEVWPNSNGLKKFILNENLCDEDKIHIIGKGSSNGVDLTKFSRNSLKENHLVAATMRILPGENEFVILSVGRLVKDKGIEELVAAFTNSKIVNQSKLVLLGSYEQELDPLSPETIQTITDHPRIVQIDWSDHVAHYMALADVLVHPSHREGFPNVLLEAGAMQLPVICSGIIGNTDLITQQKTGLIFPVKDAAVLKEALEFAFVKREKMTQLGIALYEEVKANYNRPNVHQEIFDRYQQLLGAVSPSE, encoded by the coding sequence ATGACCAAGCTGATTCGAATCACCACTGTACCAATTTCTCTTAAACTATTGCTCTCCGGGCAAATGAAGTTTATGAAGGAAAAGGGGTTAGATGTAGTAATGGTGAGCAGTGATGGGAGGGAAGTTGCACAGGTACTTAAGAATGAAGGAGTCAGGCATGAAGTGATTCCATTCACCAGAAAAATCACCCCCATTCACGACCTCAAATGCTTGTGGCAATTATATCAGTTGTTTAAAGTTGAAAAACCGGATATTGTTCATACTCATACTCCTAAGGCAGGTATTTTGGGAATGATTGCAGCCAAATTAGCAGGGGTTAAAGTGCGAATCCATACTTTGGCTGGAATTCCATTCATGTCTGCAGAAGGAGGAAAGAAAGGTCTTCTGGAAAAAGTGGAAAAATATACCTACCAATATGCCACCGAAGTTTGGCCCAATTCCAATGGATTAAAGAAATTTATTTTAAATGAGAACCTGTGCGATGAGGATAAAATACACATCATTGGTAAGGGTTCATCAAATGGAGTAGACCTGACTAAATTCAGTCGGAATTCCTTAAAGGAAAACCATTTAGTGGCTGCTACCATGAGAATTCTTCCTGGAGAAAATGAATTTGTGATCTTGTCTGTTGGAAGGTTGGTTAAAGATAAAGGGATCGAAGAATTAGTCGCTGCTTTTACGAATTCAAAAATTGTCAATCAATCAAAATTAGTGTTGCTTGGAAGTTATGAGCAAGAACTGGATCCATTATCACCTGAAACCATTCAGACGATCACGGACCATCCAAGAATAGTGCAGATTGACTGGTCAGATCATGTAGCCCATTATATGGCACTGGCAGATGTTTTAGTACATCCATCTCATAGGGAAGGATTTCCAAATGTGTTATTGGAAGCTGGTGCAATGCAACTACCCGTAATCTGTTCTGGAATAATTGGAAATACTGATTTGATCACTCAGCAAAAGACAGGATTAATTTTTCCTGTAAAAGATGCGGCTGTTTTAAAAGAGGCTTTGGAATTTGCGTTTGTGAAAAGAGAAAAAATGACCCAACTGGGGATCGCTCTTTATGAGGAAGTTAAGGCCAACTATAATAGACCCAATGTTCATCAAGAAATTTTTGATCGATACCAGCAGTTGCTAGGGGCGGTCAGTCCATCAGAATGA
- a CDS encoding NAD-dependent epimerase, with protein sequence MKYLVTGTAGFIGYHVAKKLLERGDEVVGLDVINDYYDINLKYARLASMGVEKEEISNNKLVQSSDIPFYRFIKLDLSKKEDLLHLFAQEKFDVVIHLAAQAGVRYSLTHPEVYIESNIIAFLNILESCRFHPVKHLVYASSSSVYGANEKLPFSTSDSVDHPISLYAASKKSNELMAHTYSHLFNIPTTGLRFFTVYGPWGRPDMALFLFTEAILKGEPIKVFNFGKMKRDFTYIDDIVEGVIRVADRPASPNADFDPQNPDPGSARAPFKVYNIGNSSPVLLMDYIHAIEDGLGKKAEMELLPLQPGDVPASHADVSDLVRDTGYKPETSITDGVNAFTKWYLDYYKK encoded by the coding sequence ATGAAGTACCTGGTAACCGGAACTGCAGGATTTATTGGATATCATGTTGCAAAAAAATTGTTGGAGAGAGGGGATGAAGTTGTGGGGCTTGATGTCATCAATGACTATTATGACATAAACCTGAAGTATGCGCGATTAGCTTCTATGGGGGTTGAAAAAGAAGAAATTTCAAATAATAAATTGGTTCAATCTTCGGATATACCTTTCTATAGATTTATCAAATTAGACTTATCCAAAAAAGAAGATCTACTTCACCTCTTTGCTCAGGAAAAGTTTGATGTGGTGATTCATTTGGCTGCCCAAGCAGGAGTGAGGTATTCCTTGACACATCCTGAGGTATACATAGAGAGTAATATCATTGCTTTCCTTAATATATTGGAGTCTTGCCGTTTTCATCCTGTCAAGCATTTGGTTTACGCGTCATCAAGTTCGGTATATGGGGCCAATGAAAAACTTCCTTTTTCAACTTCTGATTCTGTTGATCATCCCATCAGTTTATATGCTGCTTCCAAGAAATCCAATGAATTGATGGCTCATACCTATAGTCATTTATTTAATATTCCAACCACAGGTTTGCGGTTCTTTACAGTGTATGGACCTTGGGGGCGACCTGATATGGCCCTATTTCTATTTACTGAAGCAATCCTAAAAGGAGAGCCTATTAAGGTCTTTAATTTTGGAAAAATGAAGCGGGATTTCACCTATATAGATGATATTGTAGAAGGAGTAATCAGAGTTGCCGATAGACCTGCTTCACCAAATGCGGACTTTGATCCTCAAAATCCAGATCCAGGAAGTGCCAGAGCACCTTTCAAAGTATATAATATAGGAAATTCCTCTCCTGTGCTCTTGATGGACTATATCCATGCGATTGAAGATGGACTGGGTAAGAAAGCAGAAATGGAATTATTGCCTTTACAACCCGGGGATGTTCCTGCCTCTCATGCAGATGTATCCGATTTAGTGAGAGATACTGGGTACAAGCCAGAAACCTCTATTACGGATGGAGTAAATGCATTTACAAAATGGTATCTAGATTATTATAAGAAATAA
- the rfbB gene encoding dTDP-glucose 4,6-dehydratase, protein MKKSILITGGAGFIGSHVVKLFVSKYPEYTIVNLDALTYAGNLENLKEIEGASNYFFEKVNIQDAAALDQVFSKHGITDVIHLAAESHVDRSISDPLAFVKTNVFGTVNLLNSAKKAWAGELGNHLFYHVSTDEVYGSLEDGGFFLESTPYDPQSPYSASKASSDHFVRAYANTYQMNTVISNCSNNYGPNHFPEKLIPLCIHNIKNNKPLPVYGKGENIRDWLFVIDHARAIDTVFHQGKSGETYNIGGFNEWKNIDIVRLLCQKMDEKLGREKGTSEKLITFVKDRAGHDHRYAIDATKIKEELGWEPSLQFEEGIEMTIDWYLNNQEWLDHVTSGAYQDYYTELYENR, encoded by the coding sequence ATGAAAAAATCAATTTTGATCACTGGCGGTGCTGGTTTTATAGGAAGTCATGTGGTTAAACTTTTTGTCTCGAAGTATCCCGAATACACGATTGTAAATTTGGATGCTTTGACCTATGCTGGAAATCTCGAAAACCTGAAAGAAATAGAAGGGGCTTCCAATTACTTTTTTGAAAAAGTGAATATTCAAGATGCTGCTGCCCTTGACCAGGTTTTCTCAAAACATGGGATTACCGATGTAATTCATTTAGCAGCTGAATCTCACGTGGATCGATCTATCTCTGATCCTTTGGCCTTTGTGAAAACCAATGTATTCGGAACAGTAAATTTGCTGAATTCTGCCAAGAAAGCCTGGGCTGGTGAATTAGGTAATCACTTATTTTACCATGTTTCCACCGATGAGGTTTATGGTTCCTTGGAAGATGGTGGGTTCTTTTTGGAATCTACTCCCTACGATCCTCAATCTCCTTATTCTGCGTCAAAAGCTTCTTCAGACCATTTTGTAAGAGCCTACGCCAATACTTATCAAATGAATACGGTAATCTCCAATTGCTCCAATAATTATGGTCCGAATCACTTTCCGGAGAAATTGATCCCATTGTGTATTCATAATATCAAGAACAACAAGCCTCTTCCGGTGTATGGAAAAGGAGAAAATATCAGGGACTGGTTATTTGTGATTGACCATGCAAGAGCAATTGATACCGTTTTTCATCAGGGTAAATCTGGAGAAACCTATAATATCGGTGGTTTCAACGAATGGAAAAATATTGACATTGTCAGATTGCTTTGTCAAAAAATGGATGAAAAATTAGGAAGAGAGAAGGGTACCTCTGAAAAACTAATCACCTTTGTAAAAGATCGTGCGGGCCATGATCATCGATATGCCATAGACGCCACCAAAATCAAAGAAGAATTAGGCTGGGAGCCTAGTTTGCAATTCGAAGAAGGGATAGAGATGACCATAGATTGGTACCTGAATAATCAAGAGTGGTTGGATCATGTCACTTCAGGAGCCTATCAGGATTACTATACAGAATTGTATGAAAATAGATAA
- a CDS encoding DUF4249 family protein, with protein MKKNLYSTLKQLTCLISLILVTVSCIDRLDFWQETQEGQLIIYGLFTDSEDKHLVNISTTAPLSFRPKGISNAAVYLLTDGEEKIAYLNKGNGVYELQGIHAAEGKSYAIEVILNGTTYRSSFQELPSAVGKDDLSYEVAYEPFKSSEDEYVFKVFTKSELPETKDQLFIRWVVEEAHYWQLLWIPPATPPPPPCFIFDVMDPSRVNLFDGTVTSNRQTESLLATRKIDNAFLFPYFVTVKQLSIKREAFQYWEKINIVINNQGSLFDIPPAPVVGNIVNTENPNELILGFFEVAKSSISRFYVTSEISPIYLQPICNFIPGKPTNQYPSECLSCEARAGGREWTSITPDWWVYD; from the coding sequence ATGAAAAAGAACCTTTATTCAACATTAAAGCAGCTAACTTGTCTGATTTCTTTGATTTTGGTAACGGTTTCCTGCATTGACAGACTTGATTTTTGGCAGGAAACACAAGAGGGGCAATTAATCATCTATGGATTGTTTACTGATAGTGAAGACAAGCATTTGGTCAATATCAGTACCACGGCACCATTAAGTTTTCGTCCTAAAGGTATTTCAAATGCAGCCGTTTATTTACTGACGGATGGCGAGGAAAAAATAGCCTATCTTAACAAAGGGAATGGTGTTTATGAATTGCAAGGCATACATGCAGCAGAAGGAAAAAGTTATGCAATTGAAGTGATTTTGAATGGAACGACTTACAGGTCATCATTTCAAGAATTGCCTTCAGCTGTTGGGAAAGACGATCTCAGTTATGAAGTTGCGTATGAACCGTTTAAATCTTCAGAGGATGAGTATGTTTTTAAAGTTTTCACCAAATCAGAGTTACCGGAAACAAAAGACCAACTATTCATTAGGTGGGTCGTAGAGGAAGCACACTATTGGCAGTTACTCTGGATTCCTCCTGCTACCCCTCCTCCTCCACCTTGTTTTATTTTTGACGTGATGGATCCTTCACGGGTCAATTTATTTGACGGAACAGTTACTTCAAATCGGCAAACTGAGAGTTTATTGGCAACCAGGAAAATTGATAATGCATTTTTGTTCCCATATTTTGTGACTGTCAAACAGCTCAGCATTAAAAGAGAGGCATTTCAGTATTGGGAAAAAATAAATATTGTCATCAACAACCAAGGATCTCTTTTTGATATACCTCCTGCTCCGGTAGTGGGAAACATCGTAAATACTGAAAATCCAAATGAGCTTATTCTTGGCTTTTTTGAAGTTGCAAAATCATCTATATCGAGGTTCTACGTGACCTCTGAGATTTCTCCTATTTACTTGCAGCCTATCTGCAATTTTATCCCCGGAAAACCCACCAATCAATATCCCTCTGAATGCCTTTCCTGTGAAGCGCGTGCTGGAGGCCGTGAATGGACAAGTATTACACCTGACTGGTGGGTTTATGATTGA
- a CDS encoding DUF4249 domain-containing protein: MISRKTKYVQLLVVFSPIFFLLSSCIEKLDFFDEDQEVQLVIYGLLTDNFERQIVSVSKTSAVGLAPMGVRDARVSLLTASGDKYRYNSTGSGEYILEGFAAIEGESYALEVILEDNVYISKYEKMPELLADDNISFEFNKEPFRTETPESVFTVISETTLPSSSDPIYLRWTVEETYFWPLLHFPGTGFPPPPPPPCFISDVIEPDRINLFDGSGSSSRIGNFVLGKRLVDNSFLYPFFVSVRQLSINREAYEYWEKIKIVINNQGSLFDIPPAPVIGNISNVEDQNEIVLGFFEVAKTKVTRVYTTRADVPFSLVDPCQYFPSIPENSYPSECKSCDARAQGRRWTNTPPDWWKFD, encoded by the coding sequence ATGATCTCACGCAAAACAAAATATGTCCAACTGCTGGTGGTGTTCTCACCTATTTTTTTTCTGCTGTCTTCCTGTATTGAAAAACTTGATTTTTTCGACGAAGACCAAGAAGTGCAATTAGTAATCTATGGGCTTTTGACCGATAACTTTGAAAGACAAATTGTTTCAGTATCAAAAACATCTGCTGTAGGACTTGCACCAATGGGTGTTAGGGATGCTAGGGTTTCACTATTAACAGCATCAGGAGATAAGTATAGATACAATTCTACCGGATCAGGGGAGTATATATTAGAAGGATTTGCTGCAATAGAAGGAGAAAGTTATGCCCTTGAGGTGATTCTAGAGGATAACGTCTATATCTCAAAATATGAGAAGATGCCTGAACTTCTTGCAGATGATAATATCAGTTTTGAATTTAACAAAGAACCATTTAGAACGGAAACTCCAGAGTCTGTTTTTACGGTTATTTCAGAAACGACGCTGCCTAGTTCTTCTGATCCGATCTATCTTAGGTGGACGGTTGAAGAGACTTATTTTTGGCCTTTGTTACATTTTCCAGGCACAGGGTTTCCGCCCCCTCCTCCACCACCTTGTTTTATATCGGATGTTATTGAACCCGATAGAATTAATTTGTTTGACGGATCGGGTTCAAGTTCCCGTATAGGAAATTTTGTATTGGGGAAAAGGTTGGTAGACAATTCCTTCCTATACCCTTTCTTTGTGTCAGTTAGGCAACTTAGCATCAATCGGGAAGCCTATGAGTATTGGGAAAAAATAAAAATTGTGATCAATAATCAAGGATCTTTATTTGATATACCCCCTGCTCCAGTAATTGGAAACATTTCCAATGTTGAAGATCAGAATGAAATAGTCTTAGGTTTTTTTGAAGTCGCCAAAACCAAAGTGACCAGGGTTTATACTACACGGGCAGATGTACCCTTTTCTCTGGTCGACCCATGTCAGTATTTCCCAAGTATACCCGAAAACTCTTACCCCTCTGAATGCAAGTCCTGTGATGCACGGGCCCAAGGGAGAAGATGGACAAACACTCCTCCTGATTGGTGGAAGTTTGATTGA
- a CDS encoding TonB-dependent receptor — MTSKPQLLFLILMPLLAFHFQSGYAQNEFTEIRFEQEAGSKRSKYLLKGTIIQYETSEPLEGVSIHIDGIFGGNNTDSKGQYSISLDSGKHRIVFRQFGKRPARYIVFLYGDGQLDLALTDQDFELEVFTVQAEERDRNIRGAITGVTKMNIDEIKLVPAFLGESDVFNVLQSMPGVNSVGEGSAGMNIRGGQADQNLIMMNEAIVLSNSHALGFLSSFNGDVLQNFTLFKGTVPSYFGGRSASALNIEMRKGSRENWKGNVSLGTSISKFLIEGPIVPEKTSLIFASRLSNTNWILNKVNEVDVKNSKINFHDLYLGINHQFSENNSLDFNLLTTGDYFRFSNQFGFEWDNLVGSLTSRNLLTDNFSLIGMAAFGSFNNSFFEPSQIDPSKIENGLYYYQGKITGFLTLEKVDINFGAEAIQYKMRPESLSPLTEESGIEAETNQKERGLEFAPFVSAEWNPSENFSVSGGIRYSNYIQQGPDSVFRYQEGVPRSRLTIDGVHFIESGQVVKYNGLEPRLSFRWTLGNSSSIKGGYSVLNQYLQTISNATGPTPIDLWQLSTTYILPQRSYNVSLGYFRNFKEDMWSTSLEGFYRTTDNQLEYRDFADLFVNPHLETELIQGEGRAYGAEVLIQKNSGGITGWLAYTYTRSLIRTTSEFPQIQVNQGNWFATNFDKPHTVSLVTNIHFRKGKTFNMNFNFSSGRPVTGLTSNYVVGGVFVPNFGNRNEFRIPNYFRIDFSYLTNGFVRKWDDKINFSVYNLTGRRNAYSVFFQREGRSQRLIPFQVSILGSVFPSFTYTVSFGK; from the coding sequence ATGACATCCAAACCACAACTTTTATTCCTGATACTGATGCCATTATTGGCTTTTCATTTCCAATCAGGTTATGCACAGAATGAATTTACAGAAATCAGATTTGAACAGGAAGCTGGATCCAAAAGATCAAAATATTTATTAAAAGGTACGATCATTCAATATGAGACTTCCGAACCATTGGAAGGTGTTTCCATTCATATAGACGGAATCTTCGGTGGAAACAACACTGATTCGAAGGGACAATATTCAATTTCACTTGATTCAGGAAAACACCGGATCGTTTTCCGGCAATTTGGGAAGAGACCAGCTCGATACATCGTTTTTCTATATGGAGATGGCCAATTGGACTTAGCACTTACCGATCAAGATTTTGAATTGGAGGTATTTACGGTACAAGCAGAGGAGCGAGATAGAAACATCCGGGGAGCCATTACCGGGGTTACCAAAATGAACATCGATGAAATAAAATTAGTCCCAGCATTTTTAGGCGAGTCTGATGTATTTAATGTGCTTCAATCCATGCCGGGAGTGAATTCTGTAGGTGAAGGTTCTGCAGGAATGAATATTAGGGGTGGTCAGGCAGATCAAAATCTGATCATGATGAACGAGGCGATAGTGCTTAGTAACAGTCATGCTTTGGGTTTCCTATCCTCATTTAATGGTGATGTACTCCAAAACTTCACTTTGTTTAAAGGAACAGTCCCAAGCTACTTTGGAGGAAGGAGTGCGTCAGCATTGAACATTGAAATGAGAAAAGGTAGCAGAGAAAACTGGAAAGGAAATGTTTCTCTAGGAACCTCGATCAGCAAATTCCTGATAGAAGGACCTATCGTTCCCGAAAAGACCTCCTTAATTTTTGCCTCTAGATTATCCAACACCAATTGGATTTTGAACAAAGTAAATGAGGTGGATGTCAAAAATAGTAAGATTAACTTCCACGATCTTTATTTGGGAATCAACCACCAATTTTCTGAGAATAACAGCCTTGATTTTAACTTGCTAACTACCGGAGATTATTTCAGGTTTTCCAATCAGTTTGGATTTGAATGGGATAATCTCGTGGGATCATTGACCAGCCGCAATTTATTGACCGATAATTTCTCTCTGATAGGAATGGCGGCTTTTGGTTCATTCAACAATAGTTTTTTTGAACCCTCTCAAATAGACCCATCAAAAATTGAAAATGGTCTTTACTACTACCAAGGAAAAATAACCGGGTTTTTAACGCTCGAAAAGGTGGACATTAACTTTGGTGCTGAGGCTATCCAATACAAAATGAGGCCCGAATCTCTCAGCCCTCTCACGGAAGAATCCGGGATTGAGGCAGAGACCAATCAGAAAGAGAGAGGATTGGAATTTGCTCCCTTTGTATCTGCTGAATGGAATCCCTCAGAAAACTTTTCTGTTTCTGGAGGAATCAGATATTCAAATTATATACAACAAGGACCCGATTCAGTCTTTAGATATCAAGAAGGAGTTCCAAGATCAAGGTTGACGATTGATGGAGTTCATTTTATAGAAAGTGGACAAGTAGTGAAGTACAATGGTCTTGAGCCAAGGCTTTCCTTCCGTTGGACTTTAGGAAATTCTAGTTCTATCAAAGGCGGATATTCGGTTTTGAACCAATACCTACAGACCATCTCCAATGCTACGGGTCCAACACCAATAGACCTTTGGCAGCTGAGTACAACTTATATCCTTCCACAACGATCCTATAATGTTTCTTTGGGATACTTCCGAAACTTCAAGGAAGATATGTGGTCTACCTCTCTTGAGGGATTTTATCGGACGACAGACAATCAATTGGAATACCGGGATTTTGCTGATTTGTTTGTAAATCCGCACTTAGAAACCGAATTGATCCAAGGAGAAGGCAGAGCCTATGGTGCTGAAGTATTGATCCAAAAAAACAGTGGTGGTATCACAGGTTGGCTTGCTTACACCTATACTAGATCCTTGATCAGAACCACCTCCGAATTTCCTCAAATTCAAGTCAATCAGGGCAACTGGTTTGCTACCAATTTTGACAAGCCTCATACCGTTTCACTAGTTACCAACATCCATTTCAGAAAGGGGAAAACTTTCAATATGAATTTCAATTTTTCGTCGGGCAGGCCGGTTACTGGACTTACCTCTAACTATGTCGTAGGAGGGGTTTTTGTTCCAAATTTTGGGAATAGAAATGAATTTAGGATTCCAAACTACTTTAGAATTGACTTTTCTTACCTAACCAATGGATTTGTAAGAAAATGGGATGACAAGATCAATTTTAGTGTCTACAACCTTACCGGTCGAAGAAATGCCTATTCGGTATTTTTCCAAAGAGAAGGAAGATCACAAAGGTTGATCCCTTTTCAGGTTTCCATCTTGGGTTCCGTTTTTCCATCTTTCACCTACACTGTTTCCTTTGGCAAATGA
- a CDS encoding APC family permease, with amino-acid sequence MLDHHKIGWKTAAGLVIANMIGTGVFTSLGFQLNEVQNTWSIFILWVVGGIMALIGALVYSELGTHFKKSGGDYIFLSETIHPSIGYLYAWVSLTVGFSAPIAIAGIAMNDYLRPFSGNSSFPGLLTILLIPIAHVISIKRSGQIQNLLTLIKILFIVSLILIGFTLPSKSLSSSLDFSNSWTSEILNPGFVVSLVYVFYAYTGWNSAAYIIEEVQNPKKNLPKALITSTILVLILYVLFQYVLLKHASLSDLKGNVEVAKISFENLLGPLGASWISFFIAIQLMATISGYTWVGPRITHAMAKDFKLWKPLAKENKNGIPIVAIGLNTLISLLLFLSGSFEQVLIYAGFVLQLMGTITIYSSLKIRESSGFRTPFKPLLQWVYIVFSLAISCYLFWDRPWESLAGIGIMALGLFLYLFDKKKPDFKSQTRK; translated from the coding sequence ATGCTTGATCATCATAAAATTGGATGGAAAACGGCCGCAGGATTAGTCATTGCCAATATGATCGGCACGGGAGTTTTTACCAGTTTGGGTTTTCAATTGAATGAAGTCCAAAACACGTGGTCTATTTTCATACTTTGGGTAGTTGGCGGCATCATGGCACTCATTGGAGCATTGGTGTATTCAGAACTAGGAACCCACTTCAAAAAGTCTGGAGGCGATTATATTTTTCTTTCGGAAACAATCCATCCATCTATCGGCTATTTATATGCTTGGGTTTCGCTTACAGTTGGGTTTTCTGCACCAATTGCTATTGCAGGAATAGCTATGAACGACTACTTGCGTCCTTTTTCAGGAAATAGCAGCTTCCCTGGTTTATTGACTATTTTATTAATTCCCATTGCACATGTCATTTCCATCAAAAGAAGCGGTCAGATTCAAAACTTGCTTACCCTAATAAAAATATTATTCATTGTTTCATTAATTCTGATCGGCTTCACTTTACCCTCCAAAAGTCTTTCCTCTTCACTGGATTTTTCCAACTCATGGACCTCGGAGATTTTGAATCCTGGTTTTGTGGTTTCTTTGGTATATGTATTCTATGCCTATACAGGTTGGAATTCTGCTGCCTATATTATTGAAGAGGTACAAAACCCCAAAAAGAATCTACCAAAGGCCTTGATCACCTCGACTATCTTGGTTTTAATCCTGTATGTTTTATTTCAATATGTATTGCTAAAACATGCTTCGCTTTCTGATTTAAAAGGAAACGTTGAAGTAGCTAAGATCTCTTTTGAAAATTTACTGGGGCCTTTAGGCGCTAGTTGGATCAGTTTTTTTATTGCTATTCAATTAATGGCCACCATCAGTGGATATACTTGGGTAGGTCCGAGGATTACCCACGCCATGGCCAAAGATTTCAAGCTCTGGAAACCCCTTGCCAAGGAAAATAAAAATGGGATTCCCATAGTTGCCATTGGATTAAATACACTTATTAGCTTACTTTTATTTTTATCCGGCTCTTTCGAACAGGTCTTGATATATGCTGGTTTTGTGCTTCAATTGATGGGAACGATTACCATTTATTCTTCCCTTAAAATTCGGGAAAGTTCAGGTTTCCGAACCCCTTTCAAACCGCTATTACAATGGGTATACATCGTTTTTAGTCTTGCTATTAGCTGCTACCTATTTTGGGACAGACCTTGGGAGAGTTTAGCAGGAATTGGAATTATGGCCTTGGGATTATTCCTTTATTTATTTGACAAAAAAAAGCCTGACTTCAAAAGTCAAACAAGAAAGTAG